A single region of the Lysinibacillus sp. B2A1 genome encodes:
- a CDS encoding phage portal protein: MNEYITYIDEKGVTPLLLDKLITETKLDRNKQFNNYERYKTEDAAVPILTRKPVDYAQGNAYVQRVDDKVNNTLNNAFDADIVDTKVGYMFGNPISYVVDKQAQSPTKLSEAIELFNLRNSVDDMDSESGKKTAICGYSARLLYIDTDGNERAMVIDPWETIILSPTDVSEPKYALRYFKSAELDAQGDKVEIEQLAFYDATTEKLYTRTDKDSPFILKDERKHLFDYCPLFGIPNNEELQGDADKVYKLIDAYDRTFSDASNEIEQWRLAYLVLKGMGMDEEDAQKVSRTGIFELMGEDDEISYLTKEVNDQMIENHLDRLEENIMRLAKSVNFSDESFAGNVSGVAMKFKLMALENKCKTMERKFTTALRYQFKVLCSAWAKKGICSKDDYLKLWFEYKRNIPIDLLSEAQASQALQGQVSERTRLSKMSIVDDVDFEIEEMQKEKEQFQGELKGLERNKDEIDNDDE; the protein is encoded by the coding sequence ATGAACGAATACATCACCTACATCGATGAAAAAGGCGTTACGCCTCTATTACTCGATAAGCTAATTACAGAAACTAAATTGGACCGAAACAAACAATTTAATAACTACGAACGCTATAAAACTGAAGATGCGGCAGTACCAATCCTTACACGTAAACCAGTAGACTACGCTCAAGGCAATGCCTATGTACAGCGTGTTGATGATAAGGTCAATAACACTTTAAACAATGCATTTGATGCTGATATTGTAGACACAAAAGTGGGCTATATGTTCGGTAATCCAATTTCATACGTGGTGGACAAACAAGCTCAAAGCCCTACTAAGTTATCAGAGGCAATTGAGCTTTTTAATTTGCGTAATTCTGTTGATGACATGGACAGTGAGTCAGGTAAGAAGACTGCAATTTGTGGTTACTCAGCACGCTTACTATACATCGATACTGATGGGAATGAGCGAGCAATGGTAATTGATCCGTGGGAAACAATCATCCTCTCGCCAACTGATGTGAGTGAACCTAAATATGCACTTCGGTATTTTAAAAGTGCTGAACTCGATGCACAAGGTGACAAAGTAGAGATAGAACAACTGGCGTTTTATGATGCTACAACAGAAAAGCTCTATACACGTACAGATAAGGATTCACCATTTATTTTGAAGGATGAACGGAAACACCTATTTGACTACTGTCCGTTATTCGGCATTCCAAATAACGAGGAGCTACAGGGTGACGCTGACAAAGTGTATAAACTAATCGATGCTTACGATCGCACTTTTTCAGATGCTTCAAACGAGATTGAACAGTGGCGTTTAGCTTACCTGGTGCTTAAAGGTATGGGCATGGATGAAGAGGATGCACAAAAGGTATCACGTACAGGTATTTTCGAGTTGATGGGCGAGGATGACGAAATCAGTTATTTAACCAAAGAAGTTAACGACCAGATGATTGAGAACCATTTGGACCGCCTTGAAGAAAATATCATGCGGTTAGCTAAGAGTGTGAACTTCAGCGATGAATCATTTGCGGGTAATGTAAGTGGCGTGGCAATGAAATTTAAACTTATGGCACTTGAGAACAAATGTAAAACGATGGAGCGAAAGTTTACGACTGCTCTACGTTATCAATTTAAGGTGTTGTGTAGTGCATGGGCGAAGAAGGGAATCTGCTCTAAAGATGATTACTTGAAACTTTGGTTTGAATACAAGCGTAACATTCCAATCGATTTGCTATCTGAAGCTCAAGCGTCACAAGCGTTGCAAGGTCAAGTTTCAGAGCGTACCCGTCTTTCCAAGATGTCAATTGTCGATGATGTCGACTTCGAGATTGAAGAAATGCAGAAAGAAAAAGAACAGTTCCAAGGTGAATTAAAAGGCTTGGAGCGTAATAAAGATGAAATTGATAACGATGATGAATAA
- a CDS encoding phage major tail protein, TP901-1 family, whose translation MVKIILVQPTDNVLGADGLVPGFQTDYSHSLERDNSTEATKMGSISAIGTLTETMELSMYGRKGDAGQKAIYRAIKDGKELKVWEVETEKNDEGTHDAKFAFAVVDSHETSSPVEGLEELSTSMTVQIESAEGEFMDLPAGLINFAKYGFQLPGETTGDSSNIVNSTKVTGITVTPDTLSLTPTDKEQLSVEVTPADASNQFVTYTTSNKDVATVSPNGLVTAVADGTATITVTSKDNPTITDTVSVTVS comes from the coding sequence ATGGTAAAAATTATTTTGGTACAACCTACTGATAATGTTTTAGGAGCTGATGGTTTGGTACCGGGCTTTCAGACGGATTATTCACACAGCCTAGAACGAGATAACTCTACAGAAGCTACAAAAATGGGCTCCATTTCAGCTATCGGTACTCTGACTGAAACGATGGAATTATCTATGTATGGGCGTAAAGGTGATGCTGGACAGAAAGCCATCTACCGTGCAATTAAGGATGGAAAAGAGTTAAAGGTTTGGGAAGTGGAAACAGAAAAAAATGATGAAGGTACACATGATGCTAAGTTTGCCTTTGCCGTGGTGGATTCGCATGAAACCTCTAGCCCTGTAGAAGGGTTAGAGGAACTAAGCACATCCATGACGGTACAAATTGAATCAGCAGAAGGTGAGTTTATGGATTTACCGGCAGGGCTTATTAATTTTGCTAAGTACGGATTCCAGTTACCAGGAGAAACTACAGGCGATTCTAGCAATATTGTTAACAGTACAAAAGTGACAGGTATTACAGTAACGCCTGATACACTTAGCTTAACACCAACAGATAAAGAACAGTTAAGTGTTGAGGTTACACCAGCTGATGCTTCAAATCAGTTTGTAACCTATACAACATCTAATAAAGATGTGGCTACAGTTTCACCAAATGGATTAGTGACAGCTGTAGCAGATGGTACCGCAACAATTACGGTGACATCAAAGGACAATCCTACAATTACTGATACGGTCTCTGTAACAGTTTCTTAA
- a CDS encoding ribonuclease, translating to MNQNPFNLKTLIPLDIQMLADGGEGNPPGDNLSLGDGGNSQGATLTLESVQSFLNDNDEGKKWLQSFADTRVTDAIKTYETKTLPKKLEDEISKRYPPESEEAKQLRELKTQFEQSQKEAAREKLFNQALSTATEKSLPAKLVEFFVGEDAEKTTANLGVLEAEFNAAVQAEVDKRFKDGGTPPPPKGGNPTTLTKEAVMKMTPDEINANWDEIVKNKLL from the coding sequence ATGAATCAAAATCCATTCAATTTAAAAACTTTAATACCTTTAGATATTCAGATGCTTGCAGATGGTGGCGAGGGAAACCCTCCAGGTGACAATCTATCACTAGGAGATGGCGGAAACAGTCAAGGGGCTACATTGACACTTGAATCGGTTCAATCATTTCTAAATGACAATGATGAGGGGAAGAAATGGTTGCAGTCGTTTGCTGATACTCGCGTAACAGATGCCATTAAAACGTATGAAACTAAAACTCTTCCGAAGAAATTAGAAGATGAGATTTCCAAGCGTTATCCACCAGAATCAGAGGAAGCAAAGCAGTTACGCGAGTTAAAGACGCAATTCGAACAGTCGCAAAAAGAAGCCGCACGAGAAAAGTTATTTAATCAAGCGCTGTCTACTGCAACTGAAAAGAGTTTACCAGCAAAATTAGTAGAGTTCTTTGTTGGTGAAGATGCAGAAAAGACCACTGCTAATCTAGGTGTTCTTGAAGCTGAGTTTAATGCTGCTGTACAAGCAGAAGTAGATAAACGTTTTAAAGACGGTGGAACGCCACCACCACCAAAAGGAGGTAATCCTACAACATTGACAAAAGAAGCTGTTATGAAAATGACACCTGATGAGATCAATGCCAACTGGGATGAAATCGTGAAAAATAAATTACTATAA
- a CDS encoding P22 coat protein - protein 5 domain protein: MAITNFIPTIWSARLLHNLQKSLVFGQIGVINRDYEGEIKAYGDTVKINGIGAVSVGDYTRNSDMTDPEELSDHTRSLVIDQSKFFNFQIDDLDKIQQNPKLMDAAMREAAYALANVSDRFIASHYVHAVNTIGTDASPADVDKTTAYEALVDLSTKLDESDIPVEGRFAVLPPWYEGLLLKDDRFVASGALPADDRLINGVVGRAAGFLLLKSNNAPTIEAGAGVEANSKVIAGHNMAWTYAEQAAQVEGYRMEKRFADAVKGLHLYGAKVTRPEALAVLSAKRPQ; encoded by the coding sequence ATGGCTATTACAAACTTTATTCCAACAATCTGGTCAGCTCGACTATTACACAACTTACAAAAATCTTTAGTATTTGGTCAAATTGGTGTTATCAATCGTGATTATGAGGGTGAAATCAAGGCTTATGGCGATACTGTGAAAATTAACGGCATTGGTGCGGTATCAGTAGGGGATTACACTCGTAACTCAGATATGACGGATCCTGAAGAACTTTCAGACCACACTCGAAGCTTAGTGATTGACCAATCTAAATTCTTTAATTTCCAAATTGATGATTTAGATAAAATCCAGCAAAATCCGAAACTGATGGACGCTGCAATGCGTGAAGCTGCTTATGCGTTAGCTAATGTGTCAGATCGATTTATTGCGTCTCACTATGTACACGCAGTAAATACAATCGGTACTGATGCATCACCTGCTGATGTTGATAAAACTACTGCTTATGAAGCTTTAGTAGATTTATCAACTAAACTGGATGAATCCGACATTCCTGTTGAAGGACGCTTTGCTGTGTTGCCACCTTGGTATGAAGGCCTGTTATTAAAAGATGACCGTTTTGTAGCTTCTGGTGCATTACCAGCAGATGACCGTTTAATTAACGGTGTAGTGGGTCGTGCAGCTGGCTTCTTACTATTGAAATCTAATAATGCTCCGACAATTGAAGCAGGAGCTGGAGTAGAAGCAAATTCAAAGGTGATCGCAGGACATAATATGGCTTGGACATATGCAGAACAAGCAGCACAAGTAGAAGGATACCGTATGGAAAAACGTTTTGCTGATGCTGTTAAAGGTCTACATTTATACGGTGCCAAAGTGACACGTCCAGAAGCACTAGCAGTATTATCAGCTAAACGTCCACAATAA
- a CDS encoding peptidoglycan L-alanyl-D-glutamate endopeptidase, which yields MTSVTTCRDLAELLPAAQTACRLLFQECYKAGIKKIFITETYRPQERQNYLYAQGRTRPGQIVTWTLDSNHKSRLAWDIAVGPPQSLYDVTTLTRVGAIARKLGITWGGDWVGSIDRPHFEVKSSWKMPAGYKLGQVIVPSNSKMQVQLIVEDKPKEEIKVTNTTWNPGSPAMKTETENFIAQAVKDGIIQESHLKDLQNGTMTTDRLLGLYITIQQRRSK from the coding sequence ATGACTAGCGTAACAACATGTCGAGATCTTGCCGAGCTATTACCAGCAGCACAAACAGCTTGCCGATTGTTATTCCAGGAGTGCTACAAGGCTGGCATTAAAAAAATTTTCATCACTGAAACATATCGCCCTCAGGAACGCCAAAATTACCTATACGCTCAAGGTCGTACTAGACCAGGGCAAATTGTTACTTGGACATTGGACAGCAATCACAAATCACGTTTAGCCTGGGATATAGCTGTTGGTCCTCCACAATCTCTTTATGATGTAACTACACTTACTCGAGTAGGGGCTATTGCACGAAAGCTTGGCATTACATGGGGAGGCGATTGGGTAGGTAGTATTGACCGGCCGCACTTTGAAGTTAAATCATCTTGGAAAATGCCAGCAGGATATAAATTAGGACAAGTAATAGTACCAAGCAACAGTAAGATGCAAGTTCAACTAATCGTAGAAGATAAACCAAAGGAGGAAATCAAAGTGACAAATACAACATGGAATCCAGGAAGCCCAGCTATGAAAACTGAAACGGAAAACTTTATTGCACAGGCTGTTAAAGATGGTATTATTCAGGAATCGCATTTAAAGGATTTACAGAATGGTACAATGACCACTGATCGTTTGTTAGGATTGTATATTACGATTCAACAGAGACGTAGTAAATAA
- a CDS encoding holin yields MNLVKEYSQLLVAHPAMGAVGTAVMMVVNFMFGTGITLTAGLVFLAVLALDWLSGRAASKKDGTMASEYGINGAYRSAFMVGVIVLAYRVDIALGLPYIVFAYFLFNFGLPTWKSMTANVYRAGWERWIPGFVLDRVADEIEHKTARANKRLEEKNKYLEGDKQ; encoded by the coding sequence ATGAATTTAGTTAAAGAGTATTCACAATTATTAGTTGCTCATCCTGCTATGGGAGCAGTTGGTACAGCGGTAATGATGGTAGTCAACTTTATGTTTGGCACAGGAATTACACTGACGGCAGGGTTAGTATTTTTGGCAGTTCTTGCACTTGATTGGTTGTCTGGGCGAGCTGCATCAAAGAAAGACGGCACAATGGCAAGCGAGTATGGCATTAATGGAGCGTATCGCTCTGCATTTATGGTAGGGGTTATTGTATTAGCCTATCGTGTAGATATTGCATTAGGCTTGCCTTACATCGTATTTGCCTACTTTTTATTTAATTTTGGACTACCCACATGGAAATCAATGACGGCAAATGTTTATCGAGCAGGATGGGAACGTTGGATACCAGGGTTTGTATTGGATCGTGTAGCAGACGAAATTGAACACAAGACGGCACGTGCTAATAAACGCTTAGAGGAAAAAAATAAGTATTTGGAAGGTGATAAACAATGA